In Sulfuriferula plumbiphila, the genomic window GGGGCGCCTGCTCGATCACGTGCAAAACAAAACGCTCAACCTGTCACAGGTGCAAATGCTGGTGCTGGACGAGGCCGACCGCATGCTGGACATGGGCTTCATGCCCGACTTGCGCCGCATCATCGCGTTGCTGCCGGCCGCGCGCCAGAACATGATGTTCTCCGCCACCTTTTCCGGCGAGATCAAGAAGCTTGCCGACAGCATGATGAACAACCCGCAGCTGATCGAGGTGGCGGGGCGCAATACTGCCGCCGAGACGGTCACGCAAAGCGTGCTGCCGGTGCACAAGGAACGCAAGCACGCATTGTTGGCACATCTGATCAAAACCCGCGAGCTGCGTCAGGTGCTGGTGTTCTGCGGCACCAAGATCGGTGCCAACCGGCTGGCGCAGCATTTGTGTCGCGACGGTATTCCGGCCAACGCCATTCATGGCGACAAAACGCAGCAGGCGCGGGTGGAAGCGCTGGATCAGTTCAAGCAAGGCGCGATTCAGGTGCTGGTAGCGACCGACGTCGCCGCGCGCGGCCTGGATATTGACCAGCTGCCGTGCGTGGTGAATTACGATCTGCCGCACGCGGCGGAAGATTACGTGCACCGCATCGGCCGCACCGGCCGCGCCGGTGCCAGCGGCATTGCACTGTCGCTGGTGGCAGAAGACGAACTGCGTTACCTGGCCGATATAGAACGGCTGCTCAACACCAAGATCACCTCCGAAATCATCCCCGGTTTCGAGCCTGAGCTGGGCGCCCTGCCCGAACTGGCGCGACCGCCCCGCACACGCAGCGAGCGCCCCGCGCCGCCGGCACGCGAGCCGCTGGCGGGCAGCAGCCCTGCGCCACGGCGCGAACGCGTGGACATCGAGGTAGCCGACACGCCGCTCAGCGTGCGTGTCAAAGAATCCGCCGGTAGCGGACGCAAACAGGTCGCTGCGTTGTTCCGGCCACCGGTGAATTCCAGCCGTTAACAACACCTCTGCACATGATTGAGCTGGTTGTTGTGGCCGCGCTGGGCGCGCTTGCCTGGTTCTGGCTGGACAGCCTGAAAACCCGCGAAATCGCCATCGCCGCGGCGAAACGCGCGTGCACCATTGACGCCGTGCAACTGCTCGATGACACCGTGGCAATGGCGTCAATACGCCTGGCGCGCAATTCTCAAGGGCAAGTTACCCTGCGGCGTTTCTACCGTTTTGAATTCAGCGATACCGGAGATAACCGCCGCGGCGGTGTGGTGCTGATGCTGGGCAGCACGGTGGAGAATGTCAGGCTGGGGAATGTCTGGATGGTTTAACCCGGATTCGCTGGTTCATGGGCGGCAGCTTGCACAAGACGCAAGCTGCTGCGGAGCACAAACACTGCTCGTCCGAATCTCGCGCTCGACCCGCTCAGACGAAGCGGTGCAGCAGGGGATTCAGACAGCCGCGCTACCTGGCCTCGATTTCCAGCACCGCCAGGCTGATATGCCTGCCCAGTTGTTCATTAAACCTAGAAACCGCAGTTGGACGCACCAGCGGGCGCGTAGCGATGTCACCCAAAAGGTGAATGCGAACGAAGGCGGAACACTCAGTATTCATGCGATTCTCATGAGGGAAATGAGTGGTCAACTACGGTTTTTAGATTAAATCCTGACCAGTCCTTGTAAGCGCCGAGCCTGGTTGCGACGGCGTTCTTCATCTCAAAATCGTTCTTGCCATCTTGTCGGCAGGGTAGTCGCGTACCGGGTTTTCAGCGGCATCTGCAGCGTTCAGCGGCAGAAATAACAGCGGCGCGAACAATCGACACAGGACGTGAATTATCTTCATGATGGGGCTATATGGACGCTTCCCGATTGCCAAGGGTTTTTGCTGTGTTTTGGTAAACAAGACAAGGCTGCAGTTCTATATCCGGCCTTGTTGCAGGCTATTTCCCTGCGGGCCCCGATGGAATTCGCTGACTTACCCCTCATTCTCCTGGCGGACTATTGATGTCCAGCTCATCATTCAGGTTCAGCAAGCCACGGTCTGACCTGTTTGCCATCACACACAATTACCTATCGCAACCTTTCAGCATTCACTCCTGTGTTCGTTATTCTTTGACTGCCCAGTGCATGGCCCTATGCTGGCCTGATGCTGACCCAGTCGCCCTGGTACGCCCGGTCATGGGCCAGCATCGCCCAGATCATTCGCGCCATCTTGTTGGCCAGCGCGACCACCACCACATTGGATGGCCTGCGCTTGCCTAATTCGTCAACCCACGCCCCAGGTTGCTTGGCGTGTACCAATACCGAGCGGGCGCCGTGGATGAGCAGGGTTCGCAAATAGGTGTCACCACGCTTGCTGATGCCCAGTAGCCTCGTCTTCCCGCCCGTGCCGGTTTGCCCAGGCACCAAGCCCACCCAAGCCGCAAACTCACGGCCTGACTTGAAGGCTTTGGCATCGCCCATCGTGGCCACCGCAGCGGTGGCGGTCAACAGGCCCACACCGGGAATGTCAGCAATGGCGCGGGCCGCCTTGTCCACCTTTAACCAGCTTTTAAGCTTGAGCTCAATTCCCGCGATTTGCATATCCAGCTCCGTAATGCGCTGCCACTGATCACGCAGGGCTTCGATCACGATGCCTGGCAAAATGCTCCAGAAACTTCTCGCGTTTGAGCTGCAAACTCACCATCTCTCCCGTCTCAATATCAACCCAATGCAGTTGAAATACCCGTTTTGCAATATCAATGCCGACTACGCCATGCTTCATGATGGATCCTCGGGTTTGCCTGTGAAGAACTTCATGTTCCTCCCGATTTGGCACTTAGATGCCGTCGGCCCATGAGGATCCACCTTCGCCCCACCCTACGCCACCTCAGTAGCCCGTCGCCGGGGGGAAGCGTCCATACCATTCTCCTCCAATATCCGGGCAAGTCTGTATGATGCCGCACAGCCTGGTACGGCGAAATGGTACGGCGCTACCACCACTTTTCGAAAATGATACGGCTGGCGGGCACGGCAAGGCTCTCCAGCACGGCACCGACATCTTCCACCATGCCTGGCGGTCCGCACAGATAATAGAGCGTCTCGGCACTCATGGCGGCGCTTTTCAGCAGCTCTGCGTCGATGCGCCCGGTGCGCCCATGCCATGTGTCATCGGGCTGGGTGACAGTGATCAGGCTACGCAGATTGACGTGGTGCTGGGTGAGGTGTTCGATTTCACTACGAAACAGGAACTCGTCCGGATTGGGGATGCTGTACACCAGCGTGGCCTGGGTGGCGGGCACGGCATCGGCAATGTAGCGGAAAATGCTGATGAGCGGCGTGACGCCGACACCTGCGCCCACCAGCACCACGCGCTGGCTCATTTCCGGCTGATAGACGAAAACCCCCTGGCCGCCGGAAATGCGCACGGTATCGCCGATTTTGGCATGCTCATGCAGCCAGTGTGTGACAGGGTGGCGCGTGCTGGATTTGATTGCAAGTTCCAGGCTGTGGGTGAGCACTGGCGAGGAGGTCATCGAATAGCCACCGACCTGGGTTTCGCCATCAATCTCGACGTACAGGTCTATCCATTGGCCGGCGAGAAAGCGGAATGGGGGGGTGTCCACGCCAAGCCGGAACGATTTGACGCTGGGGGTTTCCTGCTGGATGTGGGTGATGGTTGCGTTAAACAAGGCTGTCCCTGACTGGTTGCTATGGTTATGGTTGCACAGTTTGTTTGGAACGCAGTTACTTCTTTGCCTCGAAATCCAGCGCGGCCGAGTTGATGCAATAGCGCAGCCCGCCTGGTGCCGGGCCGTCTGCAAACACATGTCCCAGATGGCTGCCGCAGTGACGGCAATGCACTTCGGTGCGCGCCATCAGCAGGCTGTTGTCCTGACTGGTTTCCACGGCAGACTGGTCGAGCGGCTGCCAGAAACTTGGCCAGCCGGTGCCTGAGTCAAATTTGGTATCGGCGTCGAACAGCGCCTCGCCGCAGCACGCGCAACGGTAGGTGCCTGCATCCTTGAGGTCCCAGTATTTACCGGTGAAAGCGCGTTCGGTACCATGCTCGCGGCAGATATGGTATTGCTCGGGAGTGAGCCTTTCGCGCAGAGCCTGTTCATCCAGAATTAATTTGTCAGCCATTTGGATTCCTTTTAAACAAGATAGAATTATGACCGCAGATGGGCAGCAAATGGCAAGAAATCAAATTTCACAGTTTTGGCGTTGACATTCCCGCCAATTGTGATCTATATTGTGTTTACAGTTTAGATTTAGTCTAATCTGTTCGATGTTCGTATTATCGAGCTTCGCGTTACCTGAACGTTACCTGAGGAGATTTACCATGCAGCTCAAAGGTTCAAAAACTGAAACAAGTCTGAAAGAAGCGTTTGCCGGCGAATCCCAAGCCAACCGTCGTTACCTGTATTTTGCAGCAAAAGCGGATGTGGAAGGCCAAAATGACGTCGCCGCCGTGTTCCGCTCCACTGCCGAAGGTGAAACCGGCCACGCGCACGGCCATCTGGAGTACCTGGAGGCCTGTGGCGACCCGGCTACCGGCCTGCCCATCGGCGCCAGCCGAGACAATCTGAAAGCGTCGGTCGCGGGTGAAACCCACGAGTACACCGACATGTATCCAGGCATGGCCAAAACCGCGCGTGAAGAAGGCTTTGACGAAATTGCCGACTGGTTTGAAACCTTGGCCAAGGCCGAGCGCTCCCACGCCGGCCGTTTCCAGAAGGCGCTGGACGCACTGGTTGACTAAACCCCGACCATTGCGGCTGTGAATTAGCGCAATTACACTGCGGGTTGTGGCTGTGACATGCACACACGACTCGCAGGTTTCAACCCTGTTTGCACTCAGAGAACAAAAAATGACCGTGCGCGAAGGTAATCTGCAGGCCCCTACCCGCCATCCGCTGGATTGGCAAAATCCCGATTTTTATAATGAAGCTGCGCTGTTCCACGAAATGGAACGCGTTTTCGATTTGTGTCATGGCTGCCGCCGCTGCGTGTCACTGTGTACGACGTTTCCGACGCTGTTTGACCTGGTGGATGAGTCGCCCACGCTGGAAGTGGACGGCGTTAACAAACAGGATTACTGGAAGGTGGTGGATCAATGCTACCTGTGTGACCTGTGTTACATGACCAAATGCCCGTATGTGCCACCGCACCCATGGAATCTGGATTTCCCTCATACCATGCTGCGCGCCAAGGCGGTCAAGTTCAAGCAAGGTGATACCCGATTCCGCGACAAGCTGCTCTCCAGCACCGATGCCATGGGCAAGCTGGCTTCCATCCCGGTGGTGGTGCAGGCAGTCAACGCGGTGATGAAAAACCCCGCCGCACGCAAGCTCATGGATGACACGCTGGGTATCCATCGGGATCAGGCATTACCGGAATACGACAGCGCCAAATTTCGCAGCACCGCGCGTCCCGACAGCAGTTTCCCCAGCCGCGCTGGCGCGCAGACGCCCGGCAAAGTAGCGATATACGCCACCTGCTATGTGAACTATAACGAACCAGGCATCGGCCATGATTTGTTAAAGATACTGGCGCACAACGAAATTCCCAGCGTGCTGGTGGAAAAGGAATCCTGCTGCGGGATGCCCAAGCTGGAACTGGGGGATCTGGAAACCGTGGAAAAGCACAAGAACGTGAATATTCCGCACCTGGCCAGGCTGGCGCGGGAGGGCTATGCCATTCTCACCGCCGTGCCGTCATGCACGCTGATGTACAAACAGGAGCTGCCGCTGATGTTTCCCGATGACGCTGATGTGCAGGCGGTGAAAGCAGCGATGTGGGATCCGTTTGAGTACCTGATGGCGCGTCAGGCTGACGGTTTTCTCAAGACCGATTTCGTCAGGCCGCTGGGCAAGGTGGCTTACCACGTGCCCTGTCATCAGCGCGTGCAAAACATCGGCAATAAAACCCGCGACAGCCTGAAACTGGCGGGCGCCGAGGTCACCATGGTGGAGCGCTGCTCCGGCCACGATGGTACCTGGGGGGTGAAAACGGAGTACTACCCCAACGCGATGAAAATTGGCAGCCCGGTGTTCAAGCAGATGGCTGCTGCCGATCCGGACTATATCAGTTCGGACTGCGCCATTGCTGCACGCCACATTCAGCACGGCATGGGTGAGAACCACGCACAGAAGGCGCATCCCATCACTTTGATGCGCATCGCCTACGGACTATAAGGAGCAATGCATGAGCAGTGAAGCTTACCACGAGCCTGTCGACAAGCTGTCCGCCGCGACGCAGGACATGCACCGCGCAATCGTGTCGCTGATGGAGGAGCTGGAGGCGGTCGACTGGTACAACCAGCGTGTGGATGCGTGTACCGACGCTGAACTCAAGGCGATCCTCGAACATAATCGTGACGAGGAGAAAGAGCATGCGGTGATGGTGCTGGAATGGATACGCCGTCAGGATCCAAGGCTGGATCACGAATTGCGCGAGACTTTGTTTAAACAGGGCCGCATCGCCGGCCAGCACGCGGATGAGGAGAAATGATATGGGGCGGATTACCCGGGACAGCTTGATGACACTGGAAGCCTACGCCAAAGCGCGCCCCGCCATGCGCGCACAGACCATCGAGCACAAGAAAAATCGCCGGGTCCAGCTGGGCGAGCATGTGGCGCTGATGTTCGAGGACGAACTCACCCTGCGTTACCAGATCCAGGAAATGTTGCGTGTGGAAAAAACCTTCCACGAAGAGGGTATTCAGGACGAGCTCAATGCCTACACCCCGCTGGTACCGGACGGCAACAACTGGAAAGCCACCATGCTTATCGAATACCCTGACGTGGATGAGCGCCGCGCGATGCTCGCCCGGCTCAAGGGGATTGAAGACAAGGTTTATGTGCAGGTAGCAGGTCACGCACGCGTTTACGCCATTGCCGATGAAGACATGGAACGCGAAAACGAGGAAAAAACCTCATCGGTACATTTCCTGCGGTTTGATCTGCAACCAGCGATGGTGGAATCGCTCAAGGCGGGTGCGGCACTGGCTATGGGGGTGGATCATCCCGCCTATACTGCACATGTGGACGCAGTGTCCGCCGCGACACGCGCATCATTGATGTCGGATTTATCCATTTAGCTTCTGCGGCTGGTTTGACGCCAAAAATACTGCTGACCGGATTGAAGATGGGGAGGATATCGTGCTCGACAACATGATGATCAATCGTTTTAAATCCGGCCTGGGCGGCCAATCGTTACCGCTGTCTATCCGGTTCTGGAATGGCGAGACGCTGCGCTTTGGCGAACGTGCCAGCGTGCTGCTGTCGCTCAATTCAGCTAGGGCGGCGGCATCCTTATCCAAACCCACTCTGGGCAAGTTCGCGCGCTGTTATGTCGAAGGCGAAATTGACCTGGAAGGCGACATCCACGAA contains:
- a CDS encoding DEAD/DEAH box helicase, translated to MAFSDLGLVPEILRAVEECGYTEPTPVQARVIPVALTGCDVMAGAQTGTGKTAGFTLPLLSRLAPYASSSPSPARHPIRALILTPTRELAMQVEESVHRYGKYLPLRITVVYGGVNINPQIDTLRAGVDILVATPGRLLDHVQNKTLNLSQVQMLVLDEADRMLDMGFMPDLRRIIALLPAARQNMMFSATFSGEIKKLADSMMNNPQLIEVAGRNTAAETVTQSVLPVHKERKHALLAHLIKTRELRQVLVFCGTKIGANRLAQHLCRDGIPANAIHGDKTQQARVEALDQFKQGAIQVLVATDVAARGLDIDQLPCVVNYDLPHAAEDYVHRIGRTGRAGASGIALSLVAEDELRYLADIERLLNTKITSEIIPGFEPELGALPELARPPRTRSERPAPPAREPLAGSSPAPRRERVDIEVADTPLSVRVKESAGSGRKQVAALFRPPVNSSR
- a CDS encoding rubrerythrin family protein, with translation MQLKGSKTETSLKEAFAGESQANRRYLYFAAKADVEGQNDVAAVFRSTAEGETGHAHGHLEYLEACGDPATGLPIGASRDNLKASVAGETHEYTDMYPGMAKTAREEGFDEIADWFETLAKAERSHAGRFQKALDALVD
- a CDS encoding heterodisulfide reductase-related iron-sulfur binding cluster: MTVREGNLQAPTRHPLDWQNPDFYNEAALFHEMERVFDLCHGCRRCVSLCTTFPTLFDLVDESPTLEVDGVNKQDYWKVVDQCYLCDLCYMTKCPYVPPHPWNLDFPHTMLRAKAVKFKQGDTRFRDKLLSSTDAMGKLASIPVVVQAVNAVMKNPAARKLMDDTLGIHRDQALPEYDSAKFRSTARPDSSFPSRAGAQTPGKVAIYATCYVNYNEPGIGHDLLKILAHNEIPSVLVEKESCCGMPKLELGDLETVEKHKNVNIPHLARLAREGYAILTAVPSCTLMYKQELPLMFPDDADVQAVKAAMWDPFEYLMARQADGFLKTDFVRPLGKVAYHVPCHQRVQNIGNKTRDSLKLAGAEVTMVERCSGHDGTWGVKTEYYPNAMKIGSPVFKQMAAADPDYISSDCAIAARHIQHGMGENHAQKAHPITLMRIAYGL
- a CDS encoding DUF3501 family protein, producing MGRITRDSLMTLEAYAKARPAMRAQTIEHKKNRRVQLGEHVALMFEDELTLRYQIQEMLRVEKTFHEEGIQDELNAYTPLVPDGNNWKATMLIEYPDVDERRAMLARLKGIEDKVYVQVAGHARVYAIADEDMERENEEKTSSVHFLRFDLQPAMVESLKAGAALAMGVDHPAYTAHVDAVSAATRASLMSDLSI
- a CDS encoding encapsulin-associated ferritin-like protein — its product is MSSEAYHEPVDKLSAATQDMHRAIVSLMEELEAVDWYNQRVDACTDAELKAILEHNRDEEKEHAVMVLEWIRRQDPRLDHELRETLFKQGRIAGQHADEEK
- the msrB gene encoding peptide-methionine (R)-S-oxide reductase MsrB, producing the protein MADKLILDEQALRERLTPEQYHICREHGTERAFTGKYWDLKDAGTYRCACCGEALFDADTKFDSGTGWPSFWQPLDQSAVETSQDNSLLMARTEVHCRHCGSHLGHVFADGPAPGGLRYCINSAALDFEAKK
- a CDS encoding ferredoxin--NADP reductase codes for the protein MFNATITHIQQETPSVKSFRLGVDTPPFRFLAGQWIDLYVEIDGETQVGGYSMTSSPVLTHSLELAIKSSTRHPVTHWLHEHAKIGDTVRISGGQGVFVYQPEMSQRVVLVGAGVGVTPLISIFRYIADAVPATQATLVYSIPNPDEFLFRSEIEHLTQHHVNLRSLITVTQPDDTWHGRTGRIDAELLKSAAMSAETLYYLCGPPGMVEDVGAVLESLAVPASRIIFEKWW
- a CDS encoding DUF3301 domain-containing protein translates to MIELVVVAALGALAWFWLDSLKTREIAIAAAKRACTIDAVQLLDDTVAMASIRLARNSQGQVTLRRFYRFEFSDTGDNRRGGVVLMLGSTVENVRLGNVWMV